A window from Onychostoma macrolepis isolate SWU-2019 chromosome 07, ASM1243209v1, whole genome shotgun sequence encodes these proteins:
- the fshb gene encoding follitropin subunit beta — MRMRFVVMAMLLPALMRAGSECRSSCRLTNISITVESEECGSCFTIDTTACAGLCKTQESVYRSPLMLSYQNTCNFREWTYETYEFKGCPSRADSVFTYPVALSCECSKCNSDITDCGVLSQQTLSCDTH, encoded by the exons ATGAGGATGCGCTTCGTTGTTATGGCGATGCTGTTGCCAGCACTAATGAGGGCAGGATCAGAATGCAGGTCCAGCTGTCGGCTCACCAATATTTCCATAACCGTGGAAAGTGAGGAATGTGGCAGCTGCTTCACAATTGACACCACTGCTTGTGCCGGGCTTTGCAAAACACAG GAAAGTGTTTACCGTAGCCCACTGATGCTGTCCTACCAGAACACCTGTAACTTCAGAGAATGGACCTACGAGACCTATGAGTTTAAAGGCTGCCCTTCCAGGGCTGACTCCGTTTTCACTTACCCAGTGGCCCTCAGCTGTGAATGCAGCAAGTGTAACTCGGACATCACAGACTGCGGAGTCCTCAGCCAGCAGACACTCAGCTGCGATACACATTAG